The DNA region CCGCTTCAGGACGAGCTCCCTCCGGAGATCGCCGAACTGGCGGGAAGGCAGGCGAAGCGCCTCCACGACGACGGCCCCGAGGAGTTCGCGGAGTTCGGGCACCAGCTGACGGCGGCCGTCCGAAGCTTCCGACGCAGGCAAGAGGAGCAGCGGCAGCACCAGCGGACATCGTCGCGCCGGCGACGGCTCCCCGGCTTGGTGGTCATCGCGATCACGTTGTGCTTCGGCGCGGGGCTCGGCGTCGCCGCGCTCGTGCCCGGCGATTCGCCCGACCGGCCGCTGACAGGCTCCCTGCCCATCTTGGGCGCTCCTTCGGTGGCGATTGAGGTGCCCGAGTTCTCGGGATCGGTCCCAGATCTGAAAAGGGACAAGGCGAGGCCGAGGCCAAGGCCGAGCACGTCGACTGGATCGTCGGCCGCCGGCAACACGAGGCCGACACCCACCACCTCCACCGGCACTGCGACCGGCTCGACAGGCGGAAGCGCGCCGCCGCCGTCGGGCGAGGGCCCGCTCGAGGGCACGTCGTGACCTGGAACCGGGCCGGTCTGGCCGCGGTGGTTGGAAGCTGCATCGTCGCCGCAGCGGTCGGCGCGTCGGTCGGCCACCACAGCCACAGGTCATCCAAGGCCGCACCTCCGCATCGACTGGCATCCCGCGCGCTCAGCCTGACCTACCGGGATCCATGGTCTCCTTCATCCGGAGGTGCGGTCCCCGGGCTCCGCCTCGATCAACGGCTGATGCTGCAGGTGCCCGCGAGCGGCCTCCAGCTCGTAGCCGGCACCGCGCAGGTCGACGACCCGAAGCTGCTTCCTGCGAGGTTCCGGCATACGCTCCGCAGCACGGGCAGCTTCGACCGTGTGCGCATCGGTTCGGCCGACGGACTGCGCTACCCCCGCATCATGCAGAGGGACGGCACGACGCTCTCCCTCGTAGTCATCCCGACTCGCACCGCAGCGGCCTACGTCGTCTGCCATCGGCCGGGGCATGGCATCGCCGACGCGGACGAGGCGAGCTGCGCCGCGGTGGCGCGCACCATCGTGTTGCGAAGCAGGCTACGGACGCTGGCTCCGAATGCCGGTTACGCCAGCGCCGTCGGTCACGCGCTGGCCTCGATCGGATCCGTGCGCCGCGATGGGTTCGACACGGTGGAGGCAGCCTCGACACCGGCCGCGCAGGCGACCGCGCTCCACAGCCTCGGCCGCACCTGCCAGAAACATGCCGCTGCGGTCCGTGACCTCCCGGCCGGTCCGCAAGAGCGCGCGCTTCAGCGGACGCTTGCCGCCTCGGTCGACACGTTGTGCGATGACTTCAGGGCCATGGCCTCGGCAGCCGCGCGCCACGACCGGTCGGCCTACGACCGAGCCGCCAAGGGCAGCGCGACGGCCGCTGACTCAATAGCGGACGCGACCCGTGCCTTCAGCGCCGCCGGCTACGCCCTCGGCTGAGGCTCACTGGCAGCCGCGCCCGGCCTTGGGCGGCCTGCCGGTCGACGGAACGAGGCACTTGGTCTGCCGGACGCCTGCGCCCTTCGACGTGATCCGCCACCGGAACTGCACGCCGATCGCGCCGGCCCGCCTCACGGTCACGGTGAGGATCGACCCGAGCGGAACGGGTGCGCCGGCGAAGTTCTTGGTGAACGACGTCTTGGCGGTTCGCAGCCGGCGCGAGGCGTGATGGCCGCAGCACCCGGCCGTCGCCGTGCCCCCACCGTGGTCTGTGTCGACGATCGACAGATCGGTCACCTTCAAGCCGCCCGCGACGCGTCGCCAGCTGAACGTCGGCGCGACGTTCACATCGGGCAGGCATCCGTTAAGGCGTGCGACGCCCTTGGTCCCAACGCACTTGTCGACCGCGTCGAGCACCTTGTCCCGGTCGCGGTCCTCGAGGAACTGCTCGGTGAACTGCACCTCGCCGCCGGCCGGTCCAGCGCCGGCATCGACGCCGCCGAGTTGGACGGTGTACGCCTCACCCTTGTCGAGCCAGGCGTCCATCTGGTCCTGCACGCCGCTCTGGTTGACGCACGCGATCCGCTTCCCCAGCCGAAGCGTGCGCGGGTCGTACTTGTAGAGGGCGATCACACCGTCACGACCGGCTGACTGCAGCCGGACCGCACCATGCTGATCCGGCGTGATGTCGTACCAGAGCGTCCGGCCGTAGCTGACCCCGGCGCAGCTGGTCTGCTCCGGACCGCCACCGGCGCCCGTCGGCGCGAGGAGGTCGGTCTGCACCGTCGCAGCGGTCGCGTCCTGGACGTTGAGCGTCGGTTGACGGGGCGTCCGGTGCTGTGGGTCCTCGAGCCGGAGGGACTTCAGGTAGTCGTCGTTGACCGGCGAGGGGGCGTCCGCGCCAGCCGCCGCGACGAGTGAACCCAACAGGAAGCACGTAAGGAACACGCACCCTGTTGCTACGCGCATCGTTGTGAATCGCTGCATGAAGCCCGGCACGGCGGCGATCCTATCGCCATACCTGGTCCGAAGCACTGGATTTTTCCTGTTCACTGCACAATTGCTTGGTAGGCTCGCCGCTCTTCGGTGACCCGGGAGCGGAGCGGCCGTGGCTGAGGCACGGCCGATCAAGGATGAGGAAACGGATCGCAACGTTCGTGATCGTGGCCATGGCCGGCCTGCTCGGCGCCACGTCAGCACATGCCGAATACGCGGACGTCAGCAGCGCCGGCGTGCTCGCCGACGCTGCTTCGGCGCCGGTCGGGATCAGCGACGACGGCCGTTACGTGCTGTTCAGCTCGGCCGCGACCAACCTCGTCGCCGGCTCACCGTCGGGCACGCAGGCGTACTTCCGCGACCGCCTGGCCGGGACCACGACGCTGCCCGCACCTGGTTACCTCCCCGTGGCGATGAGCTCGAGCGGTCGATTCCTCCTGCTCAGCAGGAATGGGCTGTTCGTCTTCGACCGAGTCGGGGGCGGCGCGGAACGGGCCGACGTCTCGACCGCCGGCGTCCCCGCAAGCTCCGCCGGATCGGCCACCGCCGGCGCGATCAGCGCGGACGGCCGCTTCGTGGTGTTCTCGTCGACCGCTTCCAACCTCGTCGCCGGAGACGCCAACGGCGCGCGAGACGTCTTCCTGCGGGATCGGCAGACGGGAACGACGACGCTCGTCAGCAGCGACACCCAAGGGACTCCGGGCTCCGGGGACAGCACGAGCGCGGCGGTCAGCGCCGACGGCTCCGTGACCAGCTTCAGCTCCGACGCGAGCGACCTCGTCGCCGGCGACGACAACGGCGACGCCGACGTCTTCGCCCGCCCGCTTGGGGGTGCGACCGCTCTGACCAGCGTCGACAGCACAGGGCTGCAGGGTCCGTCGGCACCGCCGACGCAGTGTGCTCAGTCAGCGCTCAACACCAATGGCCGTTTTGTCGCCTTCAGCTGCGGAGCACCAAACCTCGCCGCCCCCGACCTCACCGACGACCAGCGAACGGATCACGCTTACCTCCGCGATCGTGTCGCCGGCACGACAGTCCGCGCCGACGTCGACGCCTCCGGCGCAGTGCTCTCGGCCACGGGCCAGCTGCTGAGCCCGACCATCAGCGGCGACGGGCGGCGTGCCGCCTATTGGGCGAACGCGACGTTCCCAGGGCACATCGTTCTGTGGGACGCCGTGCCTGACGGACGGGCCCGGCTGCTCGACGTGCGTGGTCAGGCGCCGCTGCTCAGCAGCGACGGGCTAGTCCTCGCCTACCAGGACATCCCGACGTCGTCCAGCACAGCGCATGTCGGGGTCCTCGCGCTCGGCGCACCGGTCACGGACACGCAGCCTCCGACGGTCAGCTGCGCAGCGCCCGACCGCGCGTGGCACGCGACGGACGTCGCGGTCGCCTGCACGGCGAGCGACTCGGGCTCGGGTCTGGCCGACGGCGGCTCGGCGAGCTTCACGCTTTCGACCTCGGTACCGCCGGGCACCGAGACGACCGAAGCGACGACCTCCGCCCGAACCGTGTGTGACCTGGCCGGCAATTGCACGACGGCCGGACCCGTTGGCCCCGTGCAGGTGGACCGCAAGAGCCCTTTGGTCTCATGCGACGGGATACCGGCATTGCTGTCGCGGCTCGAGGCCAACGTCGTCGCGTCGTGCACGGCAACGGATGGCGGCTCGGGGCTGGCCGACGCGAGCGGCCAGTTCGTCCTGCGCACCACCGTGGCCGGCGGCGCGACCGACCTCGCTGCGATGACGTCGTCGCACACCGAGTGCGATCTCGTCGGCAACTGCGCCACGACGGGACCGTTCGGACCGTTCCTCGTCGACCGTCTCGCCGCACCGCCCGACGAGCGCGACAGCGACTCCGACGGCATCGACGACGCGGCGGACCAGTGTCCGCTGACCGCCGGAGCCTGCTCAGCAGAGGACGCGGTCCCGCTGCCGGCGAGCAGCGAGCGCGCCGCCTCGGTTCGTGCGGCGGTGGGTGCGGCGTTGGCGACGTGCTCGGCCCCGGGACAACCGTCGGCGTTGAGCTCGGTCGCCACCGCGGCATCGAAGAAGGCCGGCGCGGCCGCCGGCACGGCGATCCGCGCGCTGGCGAAGGCCACGTGCTCGTCCTCGCTCACCACGGGAGCGGCTGCCCTCATGGACGCCGACAAGGCACCGAGGGCCCGCACTGCGGCGGTTGGTGCATCTGCCGACCTCAGCCCCTACTTCGCGCAGCCTCGCGATCTCGGCGCGAGCATCGAGCGCAGCCTGAGGATATGCAAGAAGGCGTCGTGCAGGAAGATCGTCACGGCCGCGGTGAAGGCCGCGCAGAGCGCAAGCGAGGCCGGCGCCGACGCCGTCGCCCTGGCTGTTGCGCGGACGCGACTGCGTCAGGCCCGTGCCGCCGGTGACACCCAGGCCGGAGTGGCTCAGGCCGCTCTGGTCCGCGTTTACGAGGGCAGCGTGTCGACGTCCCAGGATGCGCGTGCCGCGGCCTACACCACGTTCGGGAAGGCGACGTCGGCCGCCGGAGTGAGCACGAGCCTCTCGTCAGGACCTCAGGCCGAGAGCCAGAGGTCGCTGAGCAAGGGAACGGCCATCCCCGGGCAGGTACGGCAGGACCTTCAACCCGCCGGGCTCGGCAGCACCGATGTCACCGCGGCGCTCGTCCAGTCGGACCTCAACGCCAAGCAGCCGACGGTCACCGCCGCCACCGCGCGGAAGCCGAGGACGAAGAGCCGACAGCGGATCGCCAAGGCACTCGCCTATGACGCTGTCGCACGTGTCGTCATCGTCCTGGCGGCCCGCCACGAGCTCTCCTTCGTCGTGACAGGCCGGTTGCTCAACGCGCTCGACGCTGCGCGCACCTCCTGCACGGTCGGCGAGCGCAACGCGGCCCTGCGCGACTTCGCGGCCGCCGCGACCGGCACGAAGGCCGCCGCGTTCATCACCACGTCTGTCCAGCTCCTGCAAGCGAACACGGCCCTCGCGCCGAGGTGCCATTGATGCGTTCCGCCCGCCTGCTGATCCTGATGATCGGCCTGCTGCTGCTGACGACGGCATCGACGGCGGTTGCCGCACAGGTGACCGGAGTCGTTAGCGCACTTCCGGGAACCGGCCCTGTCGGCGGCGTCGCCGTGACGGTCCGCGACCACACCACGACGGCGATCGTCGCGGGGGCGACGACAGACGTGGCCGGC from Conexibacter woesei Iso977N includes:
- a CDS encoding toll/interleukin-1 receptor domain-containing protein, with translation MSAVSQSRVPRLRGRERPPRVFICYRRDDTRHLVSGLAAGLASSMRGSRIFVDRGSIPIGAVVQPTIEEEIESSDVVLAVIGPGWLTITGPDGSRRLDDPRDYVHAEIAAALRRGKHVIPVLVDGASMPLQDELPPEIAELAGRQAKRLHDDGPEEFAEFGHQLTAAVRSFRRRQEEQRQHQRTSSRRRRLPGLVVIAITLCFGAGLGVAALVPGDSPDRPLTGSLPILGAPSVAIEVPEFSGSVPDLKRDKARPRPRPSTSTGSSAAGNTRPTPTTSTGTATGSTGGSAPPPSGEGPLEGTS